The following coding sequences are from one Neurospora crassa OR74A linkage group I, whole genome shotgun sequence window:
- a CDS encoding thioredoxin: MVSPAVEVKSPAEWSSLLDATKIVVAQFYSPSNTASLEAIHILEHHSQGIEGRGTVLELAKVNVDELKAIKNAYSITTVPTTMLFQNGKEIDKVAGDNPRRLAQLVEKLKRAVDSAKTEQASGSSSSWKGAALPRGYVDVTDQVELNRSELLNVDTETGGVRVLFSTEKPSALSGGKGTAKDWVESDTDDQLLLFMPFQSMLKLHTLQITSLPPTDDDDDELPTRPKTIKLFVNKPHNLGFDEAEDLQATQDIELSESDWNKEGTASVPLRYVRFQNINSLVLFVANGDGDSDKVRIDRLRLIGESGATRDMGKLEKIGDLPGE; this comes from the exons ATGGTGTCGCCTGCAGTTGAAGTTAAGAGCCCAGCAGAATGGAGTTCTCTACTGGATGCCACGAAAATCGTTGTGGCACAAT TTTACTCGCCTTCTAACACGGCCTCGCTGGAAGCGATCCACATTCTCGAACACCACTCCCAAGGCATCGAAGGACGCGGCACGGTCTTAGAGCTCGCAAAGGTCAACGTGGACGAGTTGAAGGCGATTAAGAATGCCTACAGCATCACGACCGTCCCGACGACTATGCTCTTCCAGAACGGCAAGGAAATCGACAAGGTTGCTGGTGACAATCCTAGGAGGCTAGCGCAACTGGTTGAGAAACTCAAACGCGCAGTTGATTCGGCGAAGACTGAACAGGCAAGCGGGAGCTCCAGCAGCTGGAAGGGTGCCGCACTTCCCCGCGGGTACGTGGATGTTACCGATCAGGTTGAGCTTAACCGGTCTGAGCTTTTGAATGTCGACACAGAGACCGGTGGCGTCCGAGTGCTTTTTTCGACCGAAAAGCCAAGTGCCCTGTCTGGTGGCAAAGGAACCGCGAAGGATTGGGTAGAAAGTGACACCGACGACCAACTGCTGCTTTTCATGCCCTTTCAGTCTATGCTCAAATTGCATACTCTTCAG ATTACCTCCTTGCCTCCcactgatgacgacgacgacgaattGCCCACGAGGCCGAAAACGATCAAGCTTTTTGTTAACAAGCCACACAATCTCGGGTTTGACGAAGCAGAAGATCTTCAAGCCACGCAAGATATCGAGCTGTCAGAGAGTGACTGGAACAAGGAAGGAACTGCTAGCGTTCCTCTGCGTTACGTCCGGTTCCAGAACATTAACAGCTTGGTTCTGTTTGTTGCCAATGGAGACGGGGATAGCGACAAGGTCAGGATTGATAGGCTGAGGCTCATTGGAGAGTCAGGAGCAACTAGGGATATGGGCAAACTGGAGAAGATCGGTGATCTCCCGGGCGagtag